Proteins from a genomic interval of Quercus lobata isolate SW786 chromosome 11, ValleyOak3.0 Primary Assembly, whole genome shotgun sequence:
- the LOC115967208 gene encoding zinc finger protein ZAT3-like, giving the protein MTTITTTTDSGLRFSPSPPSLDVAVVPEKPRQKPRKKRTKLIRIDDTSTGSSTGVGKPKYSKKPDPGAPKITRPCSECGKKFWSWKALFGHMRCHPERQWRGINPPPNLRRPGSPSGQPVAVMAPAVSEEDHEIAACLLMLASGVDRASERSIIEAEFDGFFRESVAAVEMVGPPGMGCRFECSSCKKVFGSHQALGGHRASHKNVKGCFAITRSSASDGDEFDNIQDQSVVGHGDNERDIGAALEEEKMLMVLGGHKCSICLRVFSSGQALGGHKRCHWEKGEEGVTTCGLDLNMPAPMEDGSSSSYTATSGLTLDLRLGL; this is encoded by the coding sequence ATGACCACCATTACTACTACTACTGACTCCGGTCTCCGGTTCTCGCCTTCTCCTCCGTCTCTCGACGTTGCTGTGGTCCCCGAGAAGCCCCGGCAGAAACCCAGAAAGAAGCGTACAAAGCTGATCAGAATTGATGACACGTCGACGGGTTCGAGCACTGGTGTGGGGAAGCCGAAGTACAGCAAGAAGCCGGACCCGGGTGCGCCGAAGATCACTCGGCCGTGTAGCGAGTGCGGGAAGAAGTTCTGGTCGTGGAAGGCGTTGTTCGGACACATGCGTTGCCACCCGGAACGGCAATGGCGGGGTATTAACCCCCCGCCAAATCTCCGGCGACCCGGCTCGCCTTCGGGGCAGCCGGTGGCGGTTATGGCACCCGCGGTGAGTGAAGAGGATCATGAGATTGCTGCGTGTTTGTTAATGCTGGCCAGTGGGGTTGATAGGGCTAGTGAGAGAAGTATAATTGAAGCGGAGTTTGATGGGTTTTTTAGGGAATCTGTGGCGGCGGTGGAGATGGTGGGCCCGCCGGGGATGGGGTGCCGGTTCGAGTGTTCGAGTTGCAAGAAAGTGTTTGGGTCGCACCAGGCATTAGGAGGCCACAGGGCTAGTCATAAGAATGTGAAGGGTTGTTTTGCAATAACGAGGAGTAGTGCTAGTGATGGTGATGAGTTTGATAATATTCAAGACCAGAGTGTTGTTGGGCATGGTGATAATGAAAGGGACATTGGGGCTGCTTTGGAGGAGGAGAAGATGTTAATGGTTTTGGGTGGGCACAAGTGTAGCATTTGTTTGAGGGTTTTTTCAAGTGGTCAAGCTTTGGGTGGACATAAGAGGTGTCATTGGGAGAAAGGTGAAGAAGGGGTTACTACTTGTGGTTTGGACTTGAATATGCCTGCACCGATGGAAGATGGGTCTTCATCTTCTTATACTGCTACTTCAGGATTGACTTTGGATTTAAGGTTGGGACTATGA